In Clostridium omnivorum, the DNA window TTGTCATCCTGCCCTAGCAGTTCTAAGGCAATATGACCATAATAATAATACGCATCTGTATGAAACTCTGTGTATATTCTTAGATAATGGATGTAATATCAAATTGACTTCTCAACATCTTTATATCCATAGAAATTCGCTGGTTTATCGCTTAAATCGAATTACAGAAATATGCCACATTGATCTTGAGGACATCAACACTACATTTTTACTACGTCTTTCTTTCCTCATAGATTCATATAACAGACTTAATACGGTTAATACTTGGAGATAGACTATATCTTTTTTGTAATATAACTGCATAGCCTTATGATGCTTTTATTCTCCATAAAAAAAGCCCGCAAATAATACTTTGCGGGCTTTTGTAAGCTCTGAAATTATCTCTTTGAGAATTGTGGAGCTCTTCTTGCCTTTTTAAGACCGTATTTCTTTCTTTCCTTCATTCTTGGGTCTCTTGTTAAGAAACCAGCTTTTTTAAGCTCTGGTCTTAATGACTCATCAGCTTTTAAAAGAGCTCTGGAAATTCCGTGTCTTATAGCTCCTGCTTGACCTGTAAGTCCTCCACCGTGTACGTTTATAAGTACATCAAATTTATCCTTAGTTTCAGTTAAAACTAATGGTTGGTTAACTATAACCTTTAATGTATCTAATCCAAAGAAATTATCTATGTCTCTGTTATTTATTGTTACCTTACCTTCGCCAGGTACTAATCTTACTCTAGCGATTGCTTTTTTTCTTCTACCAGTTCCGTAATATTGAACTTTAGCCATTTTATTTCCTCCTCCCAGCTTCCAATTAGTACTTTAATTCTAATACTTCTGGTTTTTGAGCTTCGTGATTGTGCTCAGTACCTCTGTAAACTTTTAACTTCTTAAGCATTTTTCTGCCTAATGGTCCTCCTGGAAGCATTCTTCTTACTGCTTCTTCAAAAGCAAATTCTGGCTTCTTGTCAAGAACTACTCTATATGGAGTTTCCTTTAATCCACCTGGATATAAGGAGTGGTGTCTCATCATTTTTTGATCTAATTTCTTACCAGTTAATACAACTTTTTCAGCATTTATTACTATAACAAAGTCACCTGTATCAACGTTTGGTGTGTAGATTGGCTTGTGCTTTCCTCTTAATATTGAAGCAACTTGGCTAGCTACTCTTCCTAGTGGCTTTCCAGCAGCGTCAACGATATACCATTTTCTTTCAACTTCTTGTGTTTTTGCAAGATATGATTTCATCATTTTCCCTCCCTGAACTCAACTAATAAACTTAGTTTCAGTAATTCTTTTGCTGCAGTACAAACACTGCATTGGTCGTTTGCACTGCTATTAATGGAATATGTATCCATCAAATAGTTTAGTTACGAACATTTATGTCAAGATCCGGGGCTAGTGGATCTTATACACATTTATAATACAAACATAATATATTATAATACATTCTACCGGGTGTGTCAATAAACTTCCTCTTAAAAATACCAAATATCTATGTATTATAGTAGACTTTTTCTAAGCATAGACCGCTAGCCGGGGCTGACTTACCAGCCTTAGTTCGATCCCTTGATAAAAGTATATATTCTATATGCTCGGGTTTAATTTTTCCTATACCAACTTCAATTAAAGTGCCTATCATAATTCTTACCATGTTGTAGAGAAAACCATCGCCTGTAATATAATATTTTATATAGTCAGAACTTTTTATCACCTCTACAGCACTAATAGTCCTTACTGTACTCTTAACGGAGCTACCGGTGTTCTTAAAGGCTGCAAAGTCATGTGTGCCAATAAAATAATTACATGCCTCTCTAATAGCTTTAATATCTAATTCTCCTCTATAATGATACACATAATTTCTATCTATAGCTGAAGGCTGAAACCTATTTAGTATAGTATAACTATAAGTCTTTCCACTGCTTGAATATCTAGCATGAAATTCATCAGGTACTAGACTTGATTCTAGGATAACAATATCCTCAGGAAGCTTGCTGTTTAGTGCAGCACTAAATTTGGTCTCAGGTATGCTACTATTTGTTTTAAAATTTGCCACAAAACCTCTTGCATGTACCCCAGCATCAGTTCTGCTAGAACCTATAACTTGAAGTCTTTCACCAGTAATGCTATAAATGGATTCTTCAAGCATTTGCTGAATGGTATTAGCATTTTTTTGCCTCTGCCATCCTGCATATTTTGTACCATCATATTCTAAAACTAGTTTAATATTTTTCACTATTAATACCTCTTTTTCTACCACCATCTACTTACTATGCAAATTACAGTAAATAGTACGGTGACTGAAGATGCTATAAAGTCACGATTAGTAAGTACTAATTGCTTCATTCTTGTTCTACCATTTCCACCACGATAACACCTAGCTTCCATAGCCATAGCAAGTTCATCCGCTCTTCTAAATGAGCTTATAAAAAGTGGAACTAACAGCGGTATAAGGTTCTTTGCCCTTTTTAGAATATTACCAGACTCAAAATCCGCCCCTCTTGCCATCTGAGCTTTCATTATTTTATCTGTCTCATCCATAAGTGTTGGAATAAATCTTAATGCAATTGTCATCATCATTGCTAATTCATGTGCTGGCACACCTATTTTTCTAAATGGACTTAAAAGTTTTTCAATTCCATCAGTAAGTTCAATAGGAGAAGTTGTCAATGTAAGCAGTGATGTTCCAATTATGAGGAAGGTAAGTCTTAATATCATGAATATGGCCATGATTACCCCCTCTTTATAGATATGAATAATTCCATAACTAAAAAGAAGTACCTTACCATCAGTCATAAGTACATTTAGTAGTGCAGTAATTACTAAAAGTACAAATATTGGCTTTAAGCCTTTGTATATATATCTAAATGGTACTTTGGATATGGCTATAGAGCTTAATGTAAATAATAAAATAAATATGTACCCTTTGAAATTATTAACCAAGAATAAATCAACAATGAATACAATGGATATTAATATCTTAACTCTTGGGTCCAATTTATGAACAAAGGAATCCCCTGGTACATACTGTCCAATGGTTATGTCTTTAATCATTTGACTTACTCCTTAAAAATTTAATTATTTCATCCTTAGCCTGCTCTACTGTGAATGCTTCATCAGAAATATCAAAGCCTTTATTCTTTAGACTTTTCATTAAATAGGTTACTTGCGGTACAGCAAGACCTACACTTTCTAAAGTATCTATTTCTTTAAATATCTTACTTGGCATTCCATCCAAAATACATTTTCCTTTATGCATAACAAGTATTCTGTCAGCTACCTTAGCAACGTCCTCCATACTATGAGATACTAAGATAATTGTCATATTGTATGCTTTATGAAGAGTTTTTATTTGTCTTAGAATATCATCTCTTCCTTTAGGATCAAGTCCTGCAGTTGGTTCATCTAAAATTAATATCTTAGGTTCCATAGCAACTACACCTGCTATAGCAACCCTTCTCTTTTGACCGCCACTTAAATCAAAGGGAGATTTGCTTTTATAGGTCTCATAATCTAATCCTACTAGATTCATAGCCCTTTTAACTCTTTCCTGCACTTCCACTTCACCCAGTCCCAAATTCTTAGGACCAAAAGCTATATCTTTCTCAATTGTTTCCTCAAACAACTGATACTCAGAGTATTGGAATACAAGGCCAACTTTTTTTCTTATAGCATTTAATTTTACGTCTTTTGCAGTGATATCCACATCGTCTACTACTATTCTACCTGATTCAGGCTTTAAAAGGCCATTTATATGCTGTATCAAAGTGGACTTTCCAGAACCTGTATGCCCAATAAGAGCAACAAATTCTCCATCATTTATAGTTAAACTCACATCATCTAGGGCTTTTTTCTCAAAAGGAGATCTTTTCATGTATACATGAGTTAGGTTCTCTATTTTAATTGACATAATGCATTCACCATCTCATCTATCGTTAGTATATCCGTAGTGACATTAATACCACTATTAGAGAGTTCATAAGCAAGTTCTGTTACTTGGGGTACATCGAGTCCTATAGTTTTCATTTTAGCAACTTGACTAAATATTTCTCTTGGAACACCTTCCATTACAGGTTTACCAGAATCCATAACAATAATCCTATCTGCTTGTGCTGCTTCCTCCATAAAGTGAGTAATTAACACAATAGTTATTCCAAGTCTTTTATTTAGATCCTTGATTGTATCAATTACCTCTTTTCTTCCAGATGGATCAAGCATTGCTGTTGGCTCATCAAACACTATGCATGAAGGTCTCATAGCTAGAATTCCTGCTATAGCAATCCTTTGCTTTTGTCCGCCTGAAAGTAGATGTGGAGCATGCCTTCTGTACTCATACATATCCACTCTCTTTAAAGATTCATCAACTCTAGACCTAATCTCTTTTGGTGGTATACCTAAGTTTTCAGGTCCAAAGGCAACATCCTCTTCTACTATAGTTGCAACAATCTGATTATCAGGATTTTGAAATACCATTCCAGCCGTATTTCTTATGTTCCATGTATTTTCAACATCTGATGTATCTAATCCATTCACATACATTTTGCCACCACTAGGTAATAATAGTGCATTTATATGCTTTGCAAAAGTTGACTTTCCAGAACCATTGCGACCTAATATAACTAAGAACTCTCCCTTTTTTACATCTATACTTACCCCGTCTAATGCTAGCTTAGGCTCTTCTCCTTCGGCCCCTCCATATTGATACATCAAATCTTTGCTCTCTATCATATTCTCCATTTAAAAACACTCCTTAAGCAAAAAGGGACTAAGCTAGTTTAACTTAATCCCATAATGCTTTCATTATACTAACTCTAGTATAACCATTTCTGCTCCGTCGCCTCTTCTTGGACCTACTTTGTACATTCTAGTATATCCACCGTTTCTTTCAGCATACTTTGGAGCTATATTTTCAAATAAGTTTGTTACAACATCTTCTTCAGTTACAAATGCAAGCACTTGTCTCCTTGCATGTAGATCTCCTCTTTTAGCAAGAGTTATCATTTTTTCTGCTATACTCTTAGTTTCTTTAGCTCTTGTTTCAGTTGTTGATATCTTTCCAGTCTTTAAGAAACTAGTAACAAGATTTCTAAGCATTGCTTTTCTTTGGTCAGTTGGACGACCTAACTTACGATGACTTGCCATGAATTTACCTCCTTACCCTTTGCTAAGTCTCAAACTAAATTGTATGAAAAATATCTATTAAAAATAGTTTTATTCTTCACTTGACTTTAAGTTTAATCCTAAAGCTTTAAGTTTTTGCTCAACTTCTTCAAGAGACTTCTTACCTAGGTTTCTGACTTTCATCATATCTTCCATAGATCTTTCAGTAAGCTCTTGAACTGTATTAATTCCTGCTCTCTTTAAGCAGTTGTAACTTCTAACAGATAGGTCAAGTTCTTCAATAGTCATTTCTAGAACTTTTTCCTTCTTGTCTTCTTCTTTTTCAACCATGATTTCAACATTGTTGGCATGGTCAGTTAATGTCATGAACAACTTAAAGTGTTCAATTAATATCTTAGATGATAAGCTTATAGCTTCATCTGGCCTAATGGTTCCATTAGTCCATATTTCTATTGATAATTTGTCGTAGTCAGTAATCTGACCTACCCTCGTACTATCTACTGTAAAGTTAACTCTCTTTACTGGAGTATATATAGAATCAACTGCTATTGAAGATATAGGTAAATCTTCTCTCTTGTTTCTATTTTGAGAAACATACCCTCTACCTCTATCAACATTAATTTCCATATACAACTTTCCATCATCATCAAGAGTTGCAATATGTAAATCACTATTGATTATCTCTATATCACCATCAGTTTTGATATCAGCTGCTGTAACTTCTCCAGGACCCTTTGCATCAATATACACAGTTCTAGGACCATCACCTGACATCTTAAGAGCTAATTCTTTTATGTTAAGTATAAGTTGAGTAACATCTTCCTTAACACCTTGTACTGTAGAAAACTCGTGTAACACATTATCTATTTTTATGCTGTTAGCAGCAACACCAGGTAATGAGGAAAGAAGAATTCTTCTTAACGCATTACCCAAAGTTATGCCGTAACCTCTTTCTAGTGGTTCAACTACGAATTTTCCGTAGGACCCATCCTCATTTAGTTCTACACATTCTATTTTAGGCTTTTCTATTTCTAACATTCATATAACCCTCCTTTTTATTAAGATTAATTTATTCTGAGGGCAACTGATTCTATTTAATATTATCTGCTGTATAACTCTACGATTAATGTTTCATTTACTGGAACATCTATATCTTCTCTTGCAGGCTCAGAAATAACTTTAGCTTCAAAATTTTCTACATTACCAGATAACCATTTTGGTAGAGCTTTTGGATTTGCTGCAAATACTTTAAATCTTTCACTTGCTCTACTCTTTTCTGACACTGTTATAACATCTCCTACTGATAACTTATAGGAAGCGATGTCAACTCTGTGTCCGTTTACTAGGAAATGACCATGATTAACTAATTGTCTAGCTTCTCTTCTGGAAGCACCATATCCTAGCTTGAATACTACGTTGTCTAGTCTCATTTCAAGAAGTTTTAATAGGTTTTCACCTGTTATACCTCTCATAGTTTCAGCCTTTTCATAGTATCTTCTGAATTGGCCTTCTAGTACTCCGTATATTCTCTTAGCCTTTTGTTTTTCTCTTAATTGAATTCCGTAGTTT includes these proteins:
- the rpsI gene encoding 30S ribosomal protein S9, producing the protein MAKVQYYGTGRRKKAIARVRLVPGEGKVTINNRDIDNFFGLDTLKVIVNQPLVLTETKDKFDVLINVHGGGLTGQAGAIRHGISRALLKADESLRPELKKAGFLTRDPRMKERKKYGLKKARRAPQFSKR
- the rplM gene encoding 50S ribosomal protein L13 — protein: MKSYLAKTQEVERKWYIVDAAGKPLGRVASQVASILRGKHKPIYTPNVDTGDFVIVINAEKVVLTGKKLDQKMMRHHSLYPGGLKETPYRVVLDKKPEFAFEEAVRRMLPGGPLGRKMLKKLKVYRGTEHNHEAQKPEVLELKY
- the truA gene encoding tRNA pseudouridine(38-40) synthase TruA — translated: MKNIKLVLEYDGTKYAGWQRQKNANTIQQMLEESIYSITGERLQVIGSSRTDAGVHARGFVANFKTNSSIPETKFSAALNSKLPEDIVILESSLVPDEFHARYSSSGKTYSYTILNRFQPSAIDRNYVYHYRGELDIKAIREACNYFIGTHDFAAFKNTGSSVKSTVRTISAVEVIKSSDYIKYYITGDGFLYNMVRIMIGTLIEVGIGKIKPEHIEYILLSRDRTKAGKSAPASGLCLEKVYYNT
- a CDS encoding energy-coupling factor transporter transmembrane component T family protein, whose protein sequence is MIKDITIGQYVPGDSFVHKLDPRVKILISIVFIVDLFLVNNFKGYIFILLFTLSSIAISKVPFRYIYKGLKPIFVLLVITALLNVLMTDGKVLLFSYGIIHIYKEGVIMAIFMILRLTFLIIGTSLLTLTTSPIELTDGIEKLLSPFRKIGVPAHELAMMMTIALRFIPTLMDETDKIMKAQMARGADFESGNILKRAKNLIPLLVPLFISSFRRADELAMAMEARCYRGGNGRTRMKQLVLTNRDFIASSVTVLFTVICIVSRWW
- a CDS encoding energy-coupling factor transporter ATPase, whose translation is MSIKIENLTHVYMKRSPFEKKALDDVSLTINDGEFVALIGHTGSGKSTLIQHINGLLKPESGRIVVDDVDITAKDVKLNAIRKKVGLVFQYSEYQLFEETIEKDIAFGPKNLGLGEVEVQERVKRAMNLVGLDYETYKSKSPFDLSGGQKRRVAIAGVVAMEPKILILDEPTAGLDPKGRDDILRQIKTLHKAYNMTIILVSHSMEDVAKVADRILVMHKGKCILDGMPSKIFKEIDTLESVGLAVPQVTYLMKSLKNKGFDISDEAFTVEQAKDEIIKFLRSKSND
- a CDS encoding energy-coupling factor transporter ATPase → MENMIESKDLMYQYGGAEGEEPKLALDGVSIDVKKGEFLVILGRNGSGKSTFAKHINALLLPSGGKMYVNGLDTSDVENTWNIRNTAGMVFQNPDNQIVATIVEEDVAFGPENLGIPPKEIRSRVDESLKRVDMYEYRRHAPHLLSGGQKQRIAIAGILAMRPSCIVFDEPTAMLDPSGRKEVIDTIKDLNKRLGITIVLITHFMEEAAQADRIIVMDSGKPVMEGVPREIFSQVAKMKTIGLDVPQVTELAYELSNSGINVTTDILTIDEMVNALCQLK
- the rplQ gene encoding 50S ribosomal protein L17, whose amino-acid sequence is MASHRKLGRPTDQRKAMLRNLVTSFLKTGKISTTETRAKETKSIAEKMITLAKRGDLHARRQVLAFVTEEDVVTNLFENIAPKYAERNGGYTRMYKVGPRRGDGAEMVILELV
- a CDS encoding DNA-directed RNA polymerase subunit alpha, whose protein sequence is MLEIEKPKIECVELNEDGSYGKFVVEPLERGYGITLGNALRRILLSSLPGVAANSIKIDNVLHEFSTVQGVKEDVTQLILNIKELALKMSGDGPRTVYIDAKGPGEVTAADIKTDGDIEIINSDLHIATLDDDGKLYMEINVDRGRGYVSQNRNKREDLPISSIAVDSIYTPVKRVNFTVDSTRVGQITDYDKLSIEIWTNGTIRPDEAISLSSKILIEHFKLFMTLTDHANNVEIMVEKEEDKKEKVLEMTIEELDLSVRSYNCLKRAGINTVQELTERSMEDMMKVRNLGKKSLEEVEQKLKALGLNLKSSEE
- the rpsD gene encoding 30S ribosomal protein S4, with protein sequence MARYTGAHCRQCRREGMKLFLKGDRCYTDKCAFARRGYAPGQHGQSKKKLSNYGIQLREKQKAKRIYGVLEGQFRRYYEKAETMRGITGENLLKLLEMRLDNVVFKLGYGASRREARQLVNHGHFLVNGHRVDIASYKLSVGDVITVSEKSRASERFKVFAANPKALPKWLSGNVENFEAKVISEPAREDIDVPVNETLIVELYSR